In a genomic window of Thalassotalea piscium:
- a CDS encoding transposase, whose protein sequence is MTTARKQLISLTDTPYYHCISRCVRRAFLCGEDKNTGQNFNHRKGWVEEKLLSLTQVFAIDVCAYAVMSNHTHTVLFIDEDTAKGWSTKEVLERWHQLFKGTLLTQQYCCGDEIPDYLMSSLLETVEVYRSRLMDISWFMRILNQSIATKANKEDNCTGHFWEGRFKSQALLDEAALAACMAYVDLNPVRANVAKTPESSENTSVKQRVISARKATQPTLLLPFIGNPRQTMPKGLPFELKDYLELIELTGRCIREDKTGYIDKHQPALLTRLNIKPENWLTLSKDFRKLFHGAVGHSDVLTDYCEHKGLKRRANVNRCTKLLA, encoded by the coding sequence ATGACAACAGCGAGAAAACAGTTAATTAGCTTAACCGACACCCCTTATTATCATTGTATTTCTCGTTGTGTACGCCGTGCTTTTTTGTGTGGTGAAGATAAAAATACAGGTCAGAACTTTAACCACAGGAAAGGCTGGGTAGAAGAAAAACTACTTAGCCTAACTCAAGTGTTTGCTATTGATGTATGCGCTTACGCTGTGATGAGTAACCACACGCATACCGTACTGTTTATTGATGAAGACACCGCTAAAGGTTGGTCAACCAAAGAAGTGCTTGAACGCTGGCATCAATTATTCAAAGGCACACTACTCACACAGCAATATTGTTGTGGTGATGAAATTCCCGACTATTTAATGTCCTCATTGCTTGAAACAGTTGAGGTATATCGCAGCCGTTTAATGGATATTAGTTGGTTTATGCGCATACTAAACCAAAGTATTGCCACAAAAGCCAACAAAGAAGATAACTGTACAGGGCATTTTTGGGAAGGACGTTTTAAATCACAAGCGTTACTTGATGAAGCCGCCCTTGCAGCTTGTATGGCCTATGTTGATTTAAACCCGGTGCGAGCCAATGTAGCTAAAACACCAGAAAGCTCAGAGAATACTAGTGTCAAACAACGCGTAATATCAGCTAGAAAAGCGACACAGCCAACACTATTATTGCCTTTTATAGGCAACCCACGCCAAACCATGCCAAAAGGCTTACCGTTTGAGCTTAAAGACTACCTTGAACTCATTGAGCTAACAGGGCGCTGTATTCGAGAAGACAAAACAGGGTATATTGATAAACACCAACCAGCACTACTAACAAGGCTAAATATAAAACCTGAAAACTGGTTAACGTTAAGTAAAGATTTTAGAAAGCTCTTTCATGGTGCTGTAGGTCATAGCGATGTATTAACTGACTATTGTGAGCATAAAGGGTTAAAACGACGAGCCAATGTTAACCGTTGTACTAAATTGTTAGCATAG
- the tnpA gene encoding IS66 family insertion sequence element accessory protein TnpA gives MTRRTLDDWTKLIEQQAQSGLSILAFCRQHLIPTSNFYKYRHKIEHLNQTSGFVKAKVATKVTTQPADATIHIVFGDTRLTLPHHCEPTWLAELIKALHA, from the coding sequence ATGACCCGAAGAACGTTAGATGATTGGACGAAACTTATTGAACAACAAGCCCAAAGTGGCTTATCTATTCTTGCTTTTTGTAGGCAACACCTGATACCTACGTCAAATTTTTATAAATACCGACATAAAATTGAACATCTCAATCAAACATCGGGTTTTGTAAAAGCTAAGGTAGCAACAAAGGTAACAACTCAACCTGCCGATGCAACAATACACATAGTCTTTGGTGACACAAGGTTAACGCTACCTCATCATTGCGAGCCAACATGGTTAGCTGAACTTATTAAAGCGTTACACGCATGA
- the tnpB gene encoding IS66 family insertion sequence element accessory protein TnpB (TnpB, as the term is used for proteins encoded by IS66 family insertion elements, is considered an accessory protein, since TnpC, encoded by a neighboring gene, is a DDE family transposase.), which translates to MKMFVDVPDVYLHRQFVDFRKSINGLSALLDSELQLPVLSGALFVFCNKGRDKLKILYWDQTGFALWYKRLERDKFKWPTRLTESTMELTEQQLHWLLSGFDVVGHQAMSLDNLSL; encoded by the coding sequence ATGAAGATGTTTGTTGATGTGCCAGATGTCTATTTACACCGCCAGTTTGTCGACTTTCGCAAATCCATTAATGGTTTATCGGCTTTGCTCGATAGTGAGCTGCAATTACCCGTGCTCTCTGGGGCTTTGTTTGTGTTTTGTAATAAAGGTCGCGATAAATTAAAAATTTTGTATTGGGATCAGACGGGTTTTGCGCTGTGGTATAAACGCCTTGAGCGAGATAAATTTAAGTGGCCAACAAGGTTAACTGAATCGACCATGGAGCTCACCGAGCAGCAATTACATTGGCTGTTATCTGGCTTTGATGTGGTGGGCCATCAAGCGATGAGCCTCGATAATTTGTCCTTATAA
- the tnpC gene encoding IS66 family transposase, with product MNTKTKLHQRIAQLERLLAEKDARLLFLEEQFRLAQQKQFGKSGEGFAGQGELFNEAEEIAVLAETEQQDISYRRNKPKRKPLPKDLPREVVVHDISDAEKVCVCCHAQLHKIGEDITEKLDFIPAQVKVIEHVRPKYACRECEKTGTSNPIKQALMPVSPIPKGIATASLLSQLITSKYQYGLPLYRQESLFKQYGIALSRQTMSDWMLKSAALFPPLIKRLKEELRKQAVIHADETTVNVIKSDKIKSYMWLYCTGTDSPMPTSSIPNIILYDYHDSRAGRCVVDYLDGYSGYLQVDGYQAYHQTQATLVGCWAHARRKFIEAKQAQPKGKSGKADVALSYIQKLYGIESRFKNTTPEETYEARQTQAKPILDKLHGWFTQQNVLPKNKLGEAITYLSNQWPKLVGYLEDGRLSIDNNRAERAIKSFVIGRKNWLFSQTANGADASAALYSIIETAKANGLVPFDYVKQCLEELCKPHPDIDAILPWNIKR from the coding sequence ATGAATACCAAGACTAAACTTCACCAACGTATTGCTCAGTTAGAGCGGTTATTAGCAGAAAAAGACGCACGTTTACTGTTCCTTGAAGAGCAGTTTCGCCTAGCGCAGCAAAAACAATTCGGTAAAAGTGGTGAAGGCTTTGCAGGTCAAGGGGAATTGTTCAACGAGGCGGAAGAAATCGCTGTGCTTGCTGAAACTGAGCAACAAGACATCAGCTATCGCCGTAATAAACCAAAGCGTAAACCCTTACCGAAAGACTTACCACGGGAAGTGGTGGTGCATGATATTAGCGACGCTGAGAAAGTGTGCGTTTGTTGTCATGCTCAATTACATAAAATCGGTGAAGACATCACTGAAAAACTAGACTTCATCCCGGCACAAGTCAAAGTTATTGAACATGTTCGCCCTAAATACGCGTGTCGTGAATGCGAAAAAACAGGCACTAGCAACCCGATTAAACAAGCGTTGATGCCAGTAAGTCCTATCCCTAAAGGCATTGCTACTGCAAGTTTACTGAGTCAACTCATTACCAGTAAATATCAATATGGTTTGCCTCTTTATCGCCAAGAATCATTATTCAAACAATACGGTATCGCGCTCAGTCGCCAAACAATGAGTGATTGGATGCTCAAATCAGCAGCGTTATTTCCCCCGCTCATCAAACGGCTTAAGGAAGAATTACGAAAACAAGCAGTGATACATGCCGATGAGACTACGGTCAATGTCATCAAGTCTGACAAAATAAAAAGTTACATGTGGTTGTATTGCACGGGCACGGATTCCCCCATGCCCACTAGTTCAATCCCAAATATTATCTTATACGATTATCATGATAGCCGTGCAGGTCGCTGCGTGGTTGATTATCTCGACGGCTATTCGGGCTACCTTCAAGTTGATGGTTATCAAGCCTATCATCAAACCCAAGCAACCTTAGTGGGTTGTTGGGCACATGCGCGGCGTAAATTCATTGAAGCCAAACAAGCACAACCCAAAGGAAAAAGTGGTAAAGCTGATGTGGCGCTAAGTTATATTCAAAAATTGTACGGTATTGAATCGCGTTTTAAAAATACAACTCCAGAAGAGACTTACGAGGCTCGCCAAACTCAAGCCAAACCGATACTAGATAAATTACACGGTTGGTTTACTCAACAAAATGTGTTGCCCAAAAACAAATTAGGTGAAGCTATCACGTATCTGAGTAATCAGTGGCCAAAATTGGTGGGTTACCTCGAAGACGGTCGCTTGAGCATCGACAATAATCGTGCAGAGCGGGCAATAAAGTCCTTCGTTATCGGACGTAAAAATTGGTTGTTTAGCCAAACCGCTAACGGTGCCGATGCGAGTGCTGCACTGTATAGTATTATCGAAACCGCTAAAGCTAATGGCTTAGTTCCATTTGATTATGTCAAGCAATGTCTTGAAGAGTTATGTAAACCACACCCTGATATTGACGCAATATTGCCGTGGAACATCAAGCGTTAG
- a CDS encoding DUF3617 domain-containing protein, giving the protein MSFSAMFDSEPDDVEECKVNIKRISSNKLLFESVCTDTEAGGVSKTVGEMNLNGKTLTSLVESTTSDESFSMKMKIVGSGKYIGACD; this is encoded by the coding sequence TTGTCATTTTCTGCGATGTTTGATTCTGAGCCTGATGACGTAGAAGAATGTAAAGTAAATATCAAACGTATAAGCTCTAACAAGCTATTATTTGAAAGTGTATGCACTGATACTGAAGCTGGTGGAGTATCTAAAACAGTCGGTGAAATGAATTTAAATGGTAAAACATTAACTTCGTTAGTTGAAAGCACAACCTCAGACGAAAGCTTCAGTATGAAAATGAAGATAGTTGGTAGTGGGAAATACATTGGAGCTTGTGACTAA
- a CDS encoding TIGR04219 family outer membrane beta-barrel protein → MIKKAFTATFAVFLTANVQAEAVGLYLGGQVWQSEASGVFGEINALRDFDLAKEYQNNYFVAIEHPFPLLPNIRISSTSLATLGHIRSMQEFSNDNEVYYVDVRVDSDVEANFNVSYIDYTLYYQVFDNGLFSVDLGLSARDFNGSVTVTETTNTTTTTADKIWDEEEHDGHDHPPITETTTTVEANNKKTNDIEPMLYVASSISLPLTGVSVFAQGDFSLINDHSLYDYQLGLSYDLINNVMVDFNLTLGYRAVKMEFQDVNSLYTDLEFKGAFVGVIAHF, encoded by the coding sequence ATGATAAAAAAAGCTTTTACAGCAACTTTTGCTGTATTTTTAACGGCAAACGTACAAGCGGAAGCAGTTGGCTTATACCTAGGTGGCCAAGTGTGGCAAAGTGAGGCTAGTGGTGTTTTTGGCGAAATAAATGCGCTAAGAGACTTTGATTTAGCAAAAGAATATCAAAACAACTACTTTGTTGCCATTGAGCATCCATTTCCTTTACTCCCAAATATACGTATTTCAAGTACAAGCCTTGCTACTTTAGGACACATTCGTTCAATGCAAGAGTTTAGTAACGATAACGAAGTTTACTATGTAGATGTTCGTGTTGACTCTGATGTTGAGGCCAATTTTAATGTTAGTTATATCGACTACACGCTTTATTATCAGGTTTTTGATAATGGCTTGTTTTCAGTTGATTTAGGGTTAAGTGCTAGAGACTTTAACGGTAGCGTTACTGTAACTGAGACAACAAATACTACGACTACAACGGCTGATAAAATTTGGGATGAGGAAGAACACGACGGACATGATCATCCTCCTATTACTGAAACAACAACTACAGTTGAAGCAAATAATAAAAAGACCAATGATATTGAGCCAATGTTGTATGTTGCCTCTAGTATCAGCTTACCTTTAACCGGAGTAAGTGTTTTTGCCCAAGGTGACTTTTCATTAATAAATGACCATTCACTTTATGATTATCAATTAGGGCTAAGTTACGATTTAATTAATAATGTTATGGTAGATTTTAATCTAACCTTAGGTTACCGCGCAGTAAAAATGGAATTTCAAGATGTAAACAGCTTATATACTGATCTTGAATTTAAAGGGGCTTTTGTTGGCGTAATTGCACACTTTTAA
- a CDS encoding esterase/lipase family protein, which translates to MRTITLFCFLALLASCSSSRFVEYQNSNEIIGKGGNVQLVDLAAFSTQEVHTYCLSLPKLTDVGLGQLIHCTKTLLGRNNLSSNLRNYAISNYNYAIYHLLKNGNDGASSEGRVTLIHSNLNHFIFSEEMLAKDPSLQPKIFGELGIPVVFSRDNQQVGLDRYAPLEGVMKDATLIVSDIKIRKKRFEVMLDLQFYSNHSNLMIGTNQYLLRHSPGAAYLALIEKADIDDYNWLGFVSPKQAEKRRGVFAIGGIFKDKIPLIMIHGLNSDPLIWRHLTMAILNEPSLMSRYQIWHIYYPSGPPPFYTASKTRDNLHSLLTEIGSNNLKEEAVIIGHSMGGVIAKLLAVKTDFSLWNTAFNQSPEHLLTENDVSLKNIFIFDPVFNLNTVFS; encoded by the coding sequence ATGCGCACAATTACGCTATTTTGTTTTTTGGCACTGCTAGCCAGTTGTTCGTCATCACGCTTTGTTGAATATCAAAACTCTAATGAAATTATCGGTAAAGGGGGGAATGTTCAGTTAGTTGATTTGGCTGCTTTTTCCACGCAAGAGGTTCATACATACTGTTTATCTTTGCCAAAACTTACAGATGTGGGATTAGGACAGCTTATCCACTGCACTAAAACGCTGCTGGGTCGTAATAACTTATCTAGCAATTTGCGTAATTATGCAATCTCTAATTACAACTATGCGATTTATCATTTATTAAAAAATGGCAACGACGGTGCAAGCTCTGAAGGCCGCGTAACATTAATACATAGTAACCTTAATCACTTTATCTTTAGCGAAGAAATGTTAGCTAAAGACCCTAGCTTACAGCCCAAGATTTTTGGTGAGCTTGGTATACCTGTTGTATTTAGTCGTGATAACCAACAGGTAGGTTTAGATAGGTATGCTCCGCTTGAAGGCGTGATGAAAGACGCTACGCTTATCGTAAGTGATATTAAAATACGAAAAAAACGCTTTGAAGTAATGCTTGATTTACAATTTTATAGTAACCATTCCAATCTGATGATCGGTACTAACCAATACCTATTACGACATTCGCCTGGGGCTGCATATTTGGCGTTAATTGAAAAGGCAGACATAGACGACTATAACTGGCTCGGTTTTGTTTCTCCCAAACAGGCTGAAAAGCGCAGGGGGGTTTTTGCAATAGGTGGGATCTTTAAAGATAAAATTCCGCTGATAATGATCCACGGTTTAAATTCTGATCCGTTAATCTGGCGACACTTAACAATGGCGATACTAAATGAACCTTCGTTAATGTCTCGCTATCAAATTTGGCATATATACTATCCTTCAGGGCCACCTCCTTTTTATACCGCCTCAAAAACTCGCGATAACTTACATAGCTTATTAACAGAAATTGGCAGTAATAATCTAAAAGAAGAAGCTGTAATAATAGGCCATAGTATGGGAGGGGTGATTGCTAAACTGTTAGCAGTTAAGACTGACTTTAGTTTATGGAACACTGCTTTTAATCAAAGCCCAGAACATTTATTAACCGAAAATGATGTTAGCTTAAAAAATATTTTTATTTTTGATCCCGTGTTTAATTTAAATACGGTTTTTTCTTAG
- a CDS encoding pirin family protein — protein sequence MAKVLKAKEHDIGGLNVKRVLPHQEKRMVGPFIFFDQMGPNNFPAGQGINVRPHPHIGLSTLTYLFDGSILHRDSLGNNLEICPGDVNWMTAGKGIVHSERESFEVRANPHSISGLQCWVALPESMAELEPSFTHTKKNELPQIIHEGIMMRLIVGEAYGLSSPVKTYSPMFYIDAVASKGSVIKRPNPEQEMAIYTICGEVTINGETFGTNEFILLAPGDSEITLANDGRFIMFGGEKFEQVPFIHWNFVSFSKERIEQAKSDWQNGRFPTIPGDDKEFIPLK from the coding sequence ATGGCCAAAGTACTCAAAGCTAAAGAACATGATATTGGTGGGCTAAATGTAAAACGCGTATTACCACACCAAGAAAAACGCATGGTTGGCCCCTTTATATTTTTTGATCAAATGGGGCCTAATAATTTTCCGGCAGGGCAAGGTATTAATGTTAGACCCCACCCGCATATTGGCTTATCAACATTAACTTACCTATTTGATGGCAGTATTTTACATCGTGATTCTCTTGGTAATAATTTAGAAATTTGCCCCGGCGATGTAAATTGGATGACCGCAGGAAAAGGCATTGTTCATTCAGAGCGAGAAAGTTTTGAAGTACGTGCAAACCCACATTCAATTAGTGGGCTTCAATGTTGGGTTGCTTTACCTGAGTCAATGGCTGAGTTAGAGCCATCGTTTACGCATACAAAAAAGAATGAATTACCTCAAATTATCCACGAAGGCATAATGATGAGATTAATCGTCGGCGAAGCTTACGGTTTAAGCTCTCCTGTAAAAACCTATTCACCTATGTTTTATATAGACGCTGTTGCCAGTAAAGGTAGTGTTATTAAGCGCCCTAACCCTGAGCAAGAAATGGCAATATATACTATTTGCGGTGAGGTAACTATTAATGGTGAAACCTTTGGCACCAACGAATTTATTTTATTAGCGCCTGGTGACAGTGAAATTACACTAGCGAATGATGGTCGTTTTATTATGTTTGGCGGTGAAAAATTTGAACAAGTACCTTTTATCCACTGGAACTTTGTTTCTTTCAGTAAAGAGCGCATTGAACAGGCTAAAAGTGATTGGCAAAACGGTCGTTTTCCCACCATACCAGGTGATGATAAAGAGTTTATTCCACTTAAATAA
- a CDS encoding bifunctional alpha/beta hydrolase/OsmC family protein, translated as MRKKIEFTSNGLRLSGLLESPATSVKAYAVFAHCFTCGKDIAAATRISRALVEKGIAVLRFDFTGLGNSDGDFSNTNFTSNLDDLRAAAAYLTEHYLAPQLLIGHSLGGAAVLAVANSIESVKAVVSIAAPAKAEHVIHNFEASLEDIKRDGEAKVTLGLKEFSIQKQFIDDLNENSQQKFDLHGKSLLVLHSPIDTVVSINEAEKIYTSVKHPKSFISLDKADHFLSNKADAEYAAAVISSWADKYIEYETDEATLATLATKGNVVVSEKDHNFTLDVVSDSHHWLADEPTAVGGQNLGPDPYEHLLAALGACTVMTLRMYAKHKKIAVDDISATLSHNRNYHQDCKDCDEKDTQVELINCKITIVGDVTDEQRQRFLAIADRCPVNKTLHSKLVVKKTIE; from the coding sequence GTGAGAAAAAAGATAGAGTTTACAAGTAATGGTTTGCGTCTTTCTGGTTTATTAGAGTCGCCGGCAACTAGTGTAAAAGCCTATGCAGTGTTTGCCCATTGTTTTACATGCGGAAAAGATATTGCTGCCGCAACTAGAATTTCGCGCGCTTTAGTAGAAAAAGGTATTGCCGTACTGCGTTTTGATTTTACCGGCTTAGGTAACAGCGATGGTGATTTTTCAAATACCAATTTTACTTCAAACCTTGATGATTTAAGAGCCGCGGCAGCTTATTTAACTGAACATTATTTAGCGCCACAATTACTGATTGGTCATAGTTTAGGGGGCGCTGCTGTACTTGCAGTAGCAAACAGTATTGAGTCAGTTAAGGCTGTTGTCTCAATTGCTGCCCCAGCAAAGGCAGAGCACGTTATACACAACTTTGAAGCGAGCTTAGAAGATATTAAACGCGATGGCGAGGCTAAGGTAACACTTGGTTTAAAAGAGTTTTCCATCCAAAAACAGTTTATTGATGATCTTAATGAAAATAGTCAGCAAAAATTCGATCTGCATGGTAAATCACTATTAGTATTGCATAGCCCCATTGATACCGTAGTTTCAATCAATGAAGCAGAAAAAATTTACACGAGTGTTAAGCATCCAAAAAGTTTTATATCGCTCGATAAAGCCGATCACTTCTTATCTAATAAAGCAGATGCCGAATATGCCGCTGCAGTTATTAGCAGCTGGGCTGATAAGTACATTGAATACGAAACAGATGAAGCAACCTTAGCGACTCTCGCGACTAAAGGTAATGTCGTTGTTTCAGAAAAAGATCATAACTTTACTCTCGACGTAGTCAGTGACAGTCATCATTGGTTAGCCGATGAACCAACGGCTGTCGGCGGACAAAACCTTGGCCCTGATCCCTATGAACATTTATTAGCGGCGTTAGGCGCTTGTACCGTTATGACATTACGTATGTATGCCAAGCACAAAAAAATAGCTGTCGACGATATTAGCGCAACGTTAAGTCACAACAGAAATTATCATCAAGATTGCAAAGATTGTGACGAAAAAGACACCCAAGTCGAGCTAATAAATTGCAAAATAACAATTGTTGGCGATGTTACAGACGAACAGCGTCAAAGGTTTTTAGCCATTGCAGACCGATGCCCTGTGAACAAAACCTTACACAGTAAGTTAGTTGTTAAAAAAACTATCGAATAA